AATGGTTGCAGAGAACGTGCGTTACTTGGTGACATCGATTTCGATCCTCATTGACGGAAATATTTCGTCGCCACCGCTCGTCCGGAAGATATAGTCTCCATATTCCTTCTTTGAATCGATCGCTTTTACACAACGGATCGTTAGTTGCGCAGAGAGGCGGCTTTTGGCCGCATCAATTGTTTTTGAAACCTTTTCGGGTGCACAGTACTTATTTGTCAGACTCCCGATGATAATAATTCGACCCCTACCTTTCAAGACACGTACTATTTCTTCCAGAATCTGGATACCTTCAGACGGATCATTGAATCCATATTGCCATGGGTTACAGATGATCGCAACTCGGAATGAGTCATCACCGACTGGTATCTCGTTCGCAGAACAGCACAGATCAATGTGATTGTTGGAACACCGAGTGCCTATCCCCTCGTCTGCATCCGTCAAAAGACAAACAGGATAGAACCTCTGGCCAAAATTGCCGCACCCGGCCCCAAGTTCAATGTTGTCGCCTTTGAATGCGTTACCCAATTTTTTAGATGCTTTTTGTTTTTGCATAGTTGTCTAACGTAAAAGATTTCACGACGGCCTGCTTGCTGGCTGTGGCTCGAAGCCCGGACGGCATTTTCCCGCATAACCGGGTCAGACCCAAGGTCGACCGGAAGGGAGGCCGCAGCTTGAAATCGACAGTAATGCGACGTGCGCGGTTCGGGCTGCTGAAATTCACTGTCTGGTATCGTATTCGATGGGATTTAATTCTGAAACAGGTTCCATACCGGCATTCTTTTTAAACTTCATGTTGCATATAAAGTTTGCCATTGAATCCGAAGGATCAATTGATTGAAAATTCAGTTTATTCATGGTTTCCCTTACCAGCAAAACGGAAAGGAGTGGTTGGGTTTCAAGCATACCAGTAGCTGTATTAAGTACATTTCCTTTTGCATTAATTATTGCTTTTTCAACAGGTATGGTGCCCAGTATTTCTCTCCCAATGCGTAGACTGGCACTGCAAATATAGTCCTGATACATTTCATTTCTTTTTCCGGCTGGCAGACTTTTCATATTAAGCTTTCCGGATTTCAATAAAGATTTTTGTTCCTTTGGAATAACTTTGTCATCATGAACTTCCAAATCGGCTACAATTATGCTTGGCGAGGGAAATTTTATTGTAATACTGGAGCCAACGGATTGAACTTCACTAAACGGTTCGAGATTCCGTATGGCTTCAGAGTAAGCTTCGATATCCCTGGATAAGATTCGTTTACCGATATTCACCATCTCGGACCAAGATATGTGTTCGTTCTTCCATTCTCTATATTTGGTTTCATACTGGATTTTGTCTTTTTGCCTGGCTTCTTCAATCAATCCAAGTAGTTTTAAAGCTTTCTTCTTATCTAGGGAAAAGATCTTATCAAAGAAGCTTGGCTTATAGGTATCATATTCCCTATATGTCAGCGGAAGTTGTCGCCTCAGTTGATATAGATTTTAATCTCAGGCGGCATCCTGTCCAGTCTTTTGTTTATCCCGAGGATTCAAAGCAACTTTCTCTGGTTGCGTCCATGGCCGAGTATGTCGGCTCCATCGCTCCGGGTGCTTGGCACGAGCAACCGCATACGTTAACCTGCGCTTCGCAAGGATGGCCTCCGATTCCCCTGTCCGCCTCTGCGCTGGAGTGACATAGCCTATAGCAGAATGCCGATGGCTATGGTTATAATACTCCTGAAACCGCTCCATCCAATCAATAGCGGCTTGCATTGTCTCAAATCGGACCGGGTATCGATGGTTATATTTCAAATGCTTGAAGAGGGATTCGGAATAAGGGTTATCATCACTTACTCCGGGGCGCGAATAGCTCGGTTTGCCCCAGGAAGCCAGGCAGGATAAGAATTCCGCAGATGTCATGGGAGTGCCGTTATCCTGATGCACGACAAGAGACTTTTTGGATACTTTGTGCATCAGGCATGCCTTCTGCAATAGATCCGCAGCCAGTATCCCCGATTCTTGCTCATGAATGGACCAGCCGACAATATAGCGGTCCCAGATATCAACGATCAGATACAGATAGTAATGCACTCCGCGCTCTTCGGATGCAAGATAGCTGATGTCCCATGTCCACACTTGATTCGGTCCTGAGGCAACGTACTCATCAGGTCGACTGCGCTCAGGTGCCCGGGACCGACCGCGGTGAACTCGAAGGCCTTCCTGGCGCATGACCCGATAATAAGTCGATTCCGACCCTATATACAGGCCTTTTTCCGCGAGAATGGATACGATCTGATGTGGATTCAGATCCGTAAATTCGGGAAGGCAGACAGTATCTCGTATAACCCTTCTCTCGTCTGGCGAGAGTGCATTCGATACGGCAAAACGATTGTCTTTACGGCGATCATCGCTCGGATTTTTCTCCCACCGCTCAAGTGTACGCAGACTGATGCCCGCGGTATCTGCTGCAAGCCTCAGTCGAGCCCCTGACTTCTGTGCCTCACGGATCGCATCGGTGATATGCATACGCTCACTCACGGTTCTGATTCCTCGTCGAGAAGCGTTGCAAGTTTTTTTTTGAGCACAAGCAAAGCCGACACTTCAGCGAGTGCCTTCTCCTTTCTGTGCAGCTCTTTTTTGAGTGCTTTGATTTCCTGTGCGGACTGATCCTTCACAGGCTTCTGTGCTGTCTTGAGGGCCTTCTCTATCTCGCTTCGCCATTCATCCAATGCCGAGCTGTGCAAGCCGTGCTCTCGAAGCCATCGGCCAAGGTCGGCTTCAGCGATCGCTCCTGCCTCAAGAAGCAGTCTCTGCTTTTCCAGAAGGGTTATATTCTGTCTGCGTGTGCGACCTGTCATAGAGCCACTTTTTGCCTCCCGTAGCCACCTGTACACCATGCTCTGATCAACGCCGTATTCTTTGCACACCGATTTAACCGGGGGTGCGTCCGGTCTCAGCAATTTTTCAAGAATCAAGCGCTTCCTTTCGTTTCCCTGTCTCATTTGTTGTTCCTCCTTCGAGGCGACAACTTCGCTGACATTTACCGTATTTGTGCTGGGCAATTCTTTGGCTGTCATTTGATAATTGAGGTTCCGGCGAGGGCGGAGAATTGACAATTATATTCCAATCGTATTCAGAATCGCAGTCTATGTGCATCGATTGGATTAGTTCAATGTAGTTTTCATATTCCTCTACTTCAAATTGAGCCAATTCCAATTCTTGTGCTTTCTGTAATTGTTTACGACGAGCTTCAAATTCCTTTTGTCGACGTCTGGATTCTCGTTCAGCTCGTTTAGCCGCTGCGTTTATAGATCTCAGTGTGCTTTTCCAGGTCATAGAGTCCTCACTTCAAGCATGGTATTCTAAAGGATTCCTTTAATAGTTGTGTTCGCTCATTGCCCATAAGGTTCTGGATTCGCCGAAGTTGTCCTGCCGCATCGCCGGCCAATTTCTCTGTCGAGCCTTCCGGATGTGCGCCATTTGAATCCTCCCAAACTGGCGTCCATCCGGACACACAAAGTGGGGAGCGCAACGAGCAAAGCGATGGTCCCCTTGCGACTCGAGAGAGGCCGATAATCGTTGGGTTAAGCATCGTGCTGCTTTTTCCGATATTTCGTACCTTTCGCAGGTCCTCTTTTCACTATATGATACTTCATTCCTTTCTTCTGTCCGGTTGTCCTTATTCGACTTCCTATCAATGGCTCAATTAGGATTTGTGCTACTCTTTGCTCCAATCCCATTGCCTGCGCGATTTCTTTTATGTTTAGTCCCTCATTTTGAGTTTTTAAAAATTGTATCAATTCTTCTCTTTTTGTTTCCAGGTAGTTGTCGATCGATGATGCTTCTCTTTTCGGGTACAGTTGTTCAAGCAAAATCGTAAGCTGGTCTTCAAGGTCCGAGAATGAATTGTATTGGATACGATCTATTCCTCTCAAATCAGAAGGAACTTCTTTCATTTCGGTCTTATCGGGATCAAGGGCTATGTACCAATTAGAGTTTGCACCCATAGCAAAGCCGAGTTCAAGAGTTACATTCGGATTCCATCCTGATATATCAAAAATAGAGTAATCCGCTGTTTGTATATAGCTGATAATTTTTTGCATAATATGCATGTTCGTTATTTTTTCATCCGCAAAAATGAATTTCACATTGTATATGGATTCTAAGCTGGAGAATATTTTGCGATAATCGCGCTTGGCATATAGGCGATATGAATAAGCCACGAAAATCTGTCGATTTATGATTCTTTTTTTTCCCATGGTAATATCCGTTTATTTCTTTGCAGCATGTCGCATAACTGGTTTTTCCCGTATTCGTGTAATCATCCCCAGACCGCATTACCCGCACCCCCCACCTTCCTGCCCAAATCCTCCCCCTCCGTCAATAGAAATTATCTACACCCCTGCCGAAACTGACAGGCCCTAACGTATCTGTAACCCAGACCAACATCCTGACACGTATACCATTTAGTATATGCGCGTGATTCCCCATCGGATCGCGCTCAATGCCTATCGATGCAGATAGCCTGGAAGAAGCTCTTCGCCTATACTGAGAATGTAACTCATATTCACCGGATTGATCACCGGCATTGATAACAGAAGAACACAGGCTCGAAATGGGCCATTGCAGCCCTGAAATGGTCGTTATACGACCGCTCGTTAGCCTCTGTTCTGCGAATGCGATGATTCGCAATGCCTCTGCTCTTTTTCGAATGAGGGTTATTCTAAAACCACCCGCCGATCCGCTTTTCAGGGAATCGACGGGCAACCATCAAAATCAGACTCAATTCACCGGCGCATAAATCATGCCCAGCTTATCGACCTCGGCTCCGCTGCGGCCGTGAAAGCCGACGATGCTCCAGCCGGACGGGGCGCTGTAAACGACGCAGCTTCCAGTCGTTGATCCGCCCGTGAGCGTGCGGCCGGTCGATGTCGTGAATCTCGCATAGAAGATGCGGGTATGGCCATTCTTCTGTGCGCTGCAGAGCCGGGCGCTCTGAACGTATTCGCCTGCGTTAAGCGTCAGGGACATCGCAGTTCCGCCGGAGCCGCCGTGTTGCAGCGTCGTGCCGTCGTTTAACTGAATCGATACGGCGTCGATGCGCGATCCGGCGCGAAGTGAGATCGTCTGCACGGTCGTATTCGGCGCGATGTTATCGACGTCGTTAAAGGCCGTTCCATGCGGACCGCCGAACGCATCGCTGAATTGGAGCGGCTTGAGTAGCGTATAGCTGAATACGGTGGACAGGGCATAGTGATCTGAAAGCGGAACGCCGCTGACGGGATGCACGAAGCGGGCGTCTTCGGTTAAGAAACTCGTCGCCTGTAGCGAGATATACGAATTACCGCGAAACAGGATCTTATCGACGACCTCGCAGCCGGGGCTTGTGCGGTGGCCTTCGCAGTCCGTCAACGCATCGGCGCCCTGTACGGGATACGATCCTCCGCGGATCAGCTGAATCCAGGCGTCCTGAAAGCCGTGCTCGATCAGCTCTCTGATGTTGTCGCCCGCTCGCGTATAACGCGTATTCGTATCGCCCATGACGATGACGGCGTTGCCCTGTGAGTTCGCCTCGATAAAGGCGACCAGCTGCGAGATGTTCGCC
This region of Leptonema illini DSM 21528 genomic DNA includes:
- a CDS encoding IS3 family transposase; amino-acid sequence: MHITDAIREAQKSGARLRLAADTAGISLRTLERWEKNPSDDRRKDNRFAVSNALSPDERRVIRDTVCLPEFTDLNPHQIVSILAEKGLYIGSESTYYRVMRQEGLRVHRGRSRAPERSRPDEYVASGPNQVWTWDISYLASEERGVHYYLYLIVDIWDRYIVGWSIHEQESGILAADLLQKACLMHKVSKKSLVVHQDNGTPMTSAEFLSCLASWGKPSYSRPGVSDDNPYSESLFKHLKYNHRYPVRFETMQAAIDWMERFQEYYNHSHRHSAIGYVTPAQRRTGESEAILAKRRLTYAVARAKHPERWSRHTRPWTQPEKVALNPRDKQKTGQDAA
- a CDS encoding jacalin-like lectin, with amino-acid sequence MKTIESMMKTTRKKRIFGWLALALLASCQRASESDSQALLGLIQSSGSDQESAIGAHSLQSLSMTDGGNQFTVLTYNVAGLLEPFSSSNPSENTPYIGPLLSPFDVVHVQEDFNYHASLYATDVHPYRTATSGGMGIGDGMNTLAYFDFTDFQRVDWNQCNGTDCLTPKGFTLSRHTVAPGVCIDFYNVHTNAGSTDPDLAARRANISQLVAFIEANSQGNAVIVMGDTNTRYTRAGDNIRELIEHGFQDAWIQLIRGGSYPVQGADALTDCEGHRTSPGCEVVDKILFRGNSYISLQATSFLTEDARFVHPVSGVPLSDHYALSTVFSYTLLKPLQFSDAFGGPHGTAFNDVDNIAPNTTVQTISLRAGSRIDAVSIQLNDGTTLQHGGSGGTAMSLTLNAGEYVQSARLCSAQKNGHTRIFYARFTTSTGRTLTGGSTTGSCVVYSAPSGWSIVGFHGRSGAEVDKLGMIYAPVN